The following coding sequences are from one Gigantopelta aegis isolate Gae_Host chromosome 15, Gae_host_genome, whole genome shotgun sequence window:
- the LOC121390268 gene encoding N-alpha-acetyltransferase 38, NatC auxiliary subunit-like — translation MAGETEVLVPSDEEQEGRKQLERWLNKSMKIQMTDGRTLIGVFLCTDRDRNVILGSCEEYIKSPDTEDKEEPRVLGLAMVPGQHIVSIHVDESKVNPEPPVI, via the exons GTGTTGGTGCCATCAGACGAGGAACAGGAAGGTAGGAAGCAGTTAGAGCGCTGGCTAAACAAGAGCATGAAGATACAAATGACAGATGGCAGAACACTTATTG GTGTATTCTTGtgtacagacagagacagaaatgtCATTCTTGGATCGTGTGAAGAATACATCAAATCGCCTG ACACGGAAGACAAAGAAGAACCACGGGTGTTAGGTCTGGCCATGGTTCCCGGTCAGCACATTGTCAGCATCCACGTGGACGAGTCAAAGGTCAACCCAGAGCCTCCAGTGATTTGA